A genomic region of Castor canadensis chromosome 16, mCasCan1.hap1v2, whole genome shotgun sequence contains the following coding sequences:
- the Il9 gene encoding interleukin-9, giving the protein MLLAVVLTSALLFCSVEGQRCLTWAGIMDLNFLIQMLQEDPSSKCSCSANVTSCLCLPIPSDNCATPCFQEGLSQITNATQKTKFSLAFMRVKRTVEDLKSNKCPFFSCEQPCNQTTAGNTVTFLKKLRETFQKTEVQRPRSQAYAALMVSHTMTKLMVSHTMTKPREQPPCVDKQPSLTKGNIVNMDE; this is encoded by the exons ATGCTTCTGGCTGTGGTCCTCACCTCTGCCCTTCTCTTCTGCTCTGTGGAGGGCCAAAGATGCTTGACTTGGGCAGGAATCATGGATTTGAACTTCCTCATCCAGATGTTGCAG GAAGATCCATCCTCCAAGTGCAGCTGCAGTGCCAAT GTGACCAGTTGTTTGTGTCTTCCCATCCCTTCT GATAACTGCGCTACACCGTGCTTCCAGGAAGGGTTGTCACAGATTACCAACGCCACccagaaaacaaaattctcactggctTTCATGCGGGTGAAAAGAACAGTTGAAGACCTAAAAAGCAACAAGTGTCCA tttttctcctgtGAACAGCCATGCAACCAAACCACAGCAGGAAACACGGTGACATTTCTGAAGAAGCTGAGGGaaactttccagaaaa CAGAGGTCCAGAGGCCTAGGAGCCAAGCATATGCAGCTCTCATGGTTTCACACACAATGACCAAGCTCATGGTTTCACACACAATGACCAAGCCCAGGGAACAGCCACCCTGTGTTGACAAACAACCTAGTCTCACAAAAGGAA ACATTGTCAACATGGACGAATAG